One window of Nitrospirota bacterium genomic DNA carries:
- a CDS encoding type II toxin-antitoxin system VapC family toxin, whose protein sequence is MPYYYFDSTALVKRYSMERGTRIIGKLMVKRGMVAIVPTWSVTDFYTAFSNRAHHGDITRDDCYSVIHKFEKESQEGLFQFIAPTMQTYLSTKELALEYPALRSPQILHLALALELKPLRLTVVSADQQLLTACRSAGLHIINPEED, encoded by the coding sequence ATGCCGTATTACTATTTCGACTCAACGGCTTTGGTGAAACGGTACAGCATGGAGCGCGGCACGCGTATCATTGGCAAGCTGATGGTGAAGCGGGGCATGGTCGCGATTGTGCCAACGTGGTCCGTCACCGATTTTTATACGGCATTCTCGAATCGAGCCCACCACGGCGACATCACCCGTGACGATTGTTATTCGGTGATTCATAAGTTCGAAAAAGAGTCTCAGGAGGGCCTCTTTCAGTTCATCGCCCCGACGATGCAGACGTATTTGTCGACGAAAGAGCTTGCGTTGGAGTATCCGGCCCTCCGCTCACCACAGATCTTGCATTTGGCGCTGGCGTTGGAACTCAAGCCGTTACGATTGACTGTCGTCAGTGCCGATCAGCAATTGTTGACGGCCTGTCGTTCTGCTGGCCTGCATATCATTAACCCGGAAGAAGACTAG
- a CDS encoding LPP20 family lipoprotein: MRDGSSFVSRIGMALIALCALSGCSWFGGQAKPDWIDGVSAAYPSGQYLLGVGQAESRAVAEDRAYAAVARIFKAEVSAQAKDWESYLLIEQRGHSNAERRLTLDNLTSVSTDKVLENVKVVDRWVDLHSGLHFALAGMQRSQAESSFTEKITELDRSIGEDVGEARRPSDKLTKARALRRAVRNLVLRETYNANLRVIRPSGQGTAAAYHVSELTRELEQFLATNLVIAVAVTGDQAEPVQRALTEGLLKEGLQVTSRPGGGDRSTGGETNGSFPELLVRGMVRVWPIDVRNPQFKFVRWCSDFEVVDVANQRVVGALSRGGKEGHLSEREATAKVVRVMQHEFSDDVAKAIAAHVYGEAELPALSSQLAGCPRDGQVSMPAVAPH, translated from the coding sequence ATGAGGGACGGATCGTCATTCGTGAGCCGGATCGGGATGGCACTGATTGCGTTGTGTGCTCTCTCTGGCTGTTCCTGGTTTGGAGGGCAGGCGAAACCGGACTGGATTGACGGGGTGAGTGCGGCCTATCCGTCCGGACAATATCTCCTTGGGGTGGGACAGGCAGAAAGTCGCGCGGTAGCTGAAGATCGCGCCTATGCGGCAGTGGCCAGGATTTTTAAAGCCGAGGTGAGTGCGCAAGCCAAAGATTGGGAGTCCTATCTGCTGATTGAACAGCGGGGGCACAGCAACGCAGAACGGCGTCTGACCCTCGACAATCTGACGAGTGTCTCGACCGACAAAGTATTGGAGAACGTCAAGGTCGTTGATCGGTGGGTGGATCTGCACAGCGGCCTCCACTTTGCTTTAGCGGGGATGCAGCGGTCACAGGCAGAGTCCTCGTTCACGGAGAAGATTACCGAGCTGGACCGATCGATTGGAGAGGATGTCGGTGAGGCTCGCCGCCCCTCTGATAAGTTGACCAAAGCCAGGGCATTAAGACGAGCTGTCAGAAACCTTGTGCTCCGTGAGACCTATAATGCCAATCTTCGTGTGATTCGCCCGAGTGGACAGGGGACTGCTGCGGCCTACCACGTGAGTGAGCTCACGCGTGAGCTCGAACAATTCCTTGCGACGAATCTTGTGATCGCAGTGGCGGTAACCGGCGACCAGGCTGAACCGGTTCAGCGTGCCTTGACGGAGGGTCTGTTGAAGGAAGGGTTGCAGGTCACGAGTCGTCCAGGGGGTGGAGATCGATCGACCGGTGGCGAGACCAACGGATCATTTCCGGAGTTGTTGGTGCGGGGCATGGTACGGGTATGGCCCATCGACGTGCGTAATCCGCAGTTCAAGTTCGTGCGTTGGTGCAGCGACTTCGAAGTCGTGGATGTCGCCAACCAGCGAGTGGTCGGCGCCTTATCGAGGGGCGGGAAGGAAGGCCATTTGTCTGAGCGTGAGGCGACAGCCAAAGTTGTGCGTGTCATGCAGCATGAGTTTTCCGACGATGTGGCGAAGGCCATTGCGGCACATGTGTATGGAGAGGCGGAATTACCGGCATTATCAAGCCAGCTTGCGGGATGTCCGCGGGATGGGCAGGTCTCTATGCCGGCGGTAGCACCCCACTAA
- a CDS encoding penicillin-binding protein activator LpoB: MDRGRIGVMALAVLVLAGCAQETKITRVDSGVVTDLSGRWNDTDSRIVAESMVKEALEYPWLNNFSSSKHRQPVVVVGAIQNSSHEHINVNTFVTDLERELTNSQKVTFVAGKGDRDELRTERKEQAMYAREDTQKAPGKEIGADYMMKGSIATILDEADGTKAVFYQVDLQMVDLESNAKVWYGQKKIKKVVEKKRSIF; the protein is encoded by the coding sequence ATGGATCGTGGACGAATCGGGGTGATGGCGCTGGCGGTGCTGGTGTTGGCCGGTTGTGCGCAGGAAACGAAAATTACCAGGGTCGATTCCGGGGTCGTCACGGATCTGAGCGGGCGGTGGAACGATACCGATTCCAGGATTGTCGCGGAATCCATGGTCAAAGAGGCGTTGGAGTATCCCTGGCTCAATAATTTTTCCAGTTCGAAGCATCGTCAGCCGGTCGTGGTCGTCGGGGCCATTCAGAACAGCAGTCACGAACATATCAACGTCAACACGTTTGTCACCGATCTTGAACGTGAGCTCACGAATTCTCAAAAAGTGACGTTCGTGGCTGGAAAGGGTGATCGCGACGAGCTGCGCACCGAGCGCAAAGAGCAGGCGATGTATGCGCGCGAGGATACGCAGAAAGCGCCGGGAAAAGAGATCGGCGCCGATTACATGATGAAGGGCAGCATTGCCACGATTCTCGACGAGGCCGATGGGACGAAGGCAGTATTCTACCAGGTCGATCTCCAGATGGTGGATCTGGAGAGTAATGCCAAGGTCTGGTACGGCCAGAAGAAGATCAAGAAAGTTGTCGAAAAGAAACGTTCCATTTTTTAG
- a CDS encoding caspase family protein, whose protein sequence is MLPIVSRAPRHFLLAFLSCLLLALVCLPSASAQLGKPEGLYYKSWAIIIGVENYLLAPKIPGAIEDAKAVAQAFRQLGFDEVVELYDKDASFRRLQQTLSDFLPRKVGRHDRLVLYFVGHAGMTQDLDGKELGYLVPWDAQIGNVSKSVTFEQLKEFSRRSASKHTLFLVNAAVRGWEVSTVQPLSFEGRLAPEDDTERRAVQLLTAGDKGESLSQENGKSVFVQVLVNGLSGMADGNKNGWLMASEVGDYVKQHVLERSKGTQHAQLVQLEGDGDTVLIEGRKAAYTTGAGPQSSAERRQAAKMQYEQAFALLQTGKLAEEALERLNKALEYDPTFGDAYVLKSYVLLEVIPNLDAALSTAELAVQYAPKNPDSQYTLGLIHEKRGQYAEAERAMQAALVVNPNYVDVYFSLGILYADEMKDQAKSVEAFTRYLELGGSHARARAAVAQQSSPAAPVVPSAKP, encoded by the coding sequence ATGTTGCCTATCGTTTCCCGAGCACCGCGGCATTTTCTTCTCGCGTTTCTTTCCTGCTTGCTACTCGCATTGGTTTGTCTGCCATCGGCTTCCGCCCAACTGGGGAAGCCGGAGGGGCTCTACTACAAGTCGTGGGCCATTATCATCGGGGTGGAGAACTATCTTCTGGCGCCGAAGATTCCCGGCGCGATTGAAGATGCCAAGGCTGTGGCCCAAGCGTTCCGCCAACTGGGCTTTGACGAGGTCGTAGAACTCTATGACAAGGATGCCAGTTTCCGTCGTCTCCAGCAGACCCTCTCCGATTTCCTGCCCCGTAAGGTCGGTCGGCATGATCGGCTTGTGCTCTATTTCGTCGGGCATGCCGGGATGACGCAAGATCTTGATGGCAAGGAGCTAGGCTATCTCGTTCCCTGGGATGCGCAGATTGGGAATGTGTCAAAATCGGTGACATTCGAGCAACTCAAAGAATTCAGCCGGCGGAGTGCGTCTAAACATACGCTGTTCCTCGTGAACGCGGCAGTTCGCGGGTGGGAGGTGAGTACGGTTCAGCCCCTTTCCTTTGAAGGGCGCTTGGCTCCAGAAGATGATACGGAGCGGCGCGCGGTGCAGCTGTTGACGGCGGGCGACAAGGGAGAGTCCCTGAGTCAGGAGAATGGGAAGAGTGTCTTCGTGCAGGTGTTGGTGAATGGTCTGAGTGGCATGGCAGATGGCAATAAGAATGGCTGGCTCATGGCTTCGGAAGTTGGGGACTATGTAAAGCAGCACGTGCTGGAACGATCGAAGGGCACCCAGCACGCCCAGTTGGTACAACTTGAGGGGGACGGGGATACGGTCTTGATAGAAGGTCGAAAGGCCGCCTATACGACCGGGGCAGGGCCTCAGTCGTCGGCTGAGCGGCGGCAGGCTGCAAAGATGCAATATGAGCAGGCGTTCGCATTGCTCCAAACAGGGAAGTTGGCGGAGGAAGCGCTGGAGCGGCTGAATAAAGCCTTGGAATACGACCCCACGTTCGGCGATGCCTATGTGCTCAAGAGTTATGTGTTGTTAGAAGTGATCCCGAACCTAGATGCCGCGTTATCGACGGCGGAGCTGGCGGTACAGTATGCGCCGAAGAATCCAGACTCTCAGTACACGCTTGGGTTGATTCACGAAAAGCGCGGGCAGTATGCCGAGGCTGAACGCGCGATGCAGGCGGCGCTGGTGGTCAATCCCAACTATGTGGATGTCTATTTCTCCTTGGGGATTCTCTATGCCGACGAGATGAAGGATCAGGCTAAATCGGTCGAGGCCTTCACGCGTTACCTCGAACTCGGGGGAAGTCATGCTCGCGCCCGAGCTGCCGTTGCACAGCAGTCATCACCCGCCGCACCTGTCGTACCATCTGCCAAGCCTTAG
- the acs gene encoding acetate--CoA ligase: MSENIDTLLKESRMYQPTAQTKAAAHIQDYESAYTKSIADPEGFWANVAKELEWFSPWTKVLEWNYPWAKWFVGATCNIAYNCLDRHVKTWRKNKVAIIWVGEQDQERVITYAELYRQVNRCANALKKLGITKGDRVTIYLPKVPEQIVAMLACARIGAIHSVVYSGFSAPALANRIQDAEAKLVITADVGYDRGKVLQLKTVVDQAVATSPTVEHVVVLQRQTPGMTLSSPKEIDWHDWLKNEKAVCEAEQLDAEHPLYILYTSGTTGKPKGVVHVHGGYMVGTYITTKYVFDLKEDDVYFCVADPGWVTGHSYIVYGPLLNGATILTAEGKPDYPTPGRWWDLIERYGVSIFYTTPTAIRLLMRYGEDWPKKYDLSSLRILGSVGEPINPEAWEWFHRATGGDKPIMDTWWQTETGSIMITPLPTVPLKPGSATRPFLGIEADVVDSAGNSLPANTGGFAVIKKPWPAMMRTIYKDPERYKTYWNTIPNCYSAGDICHKDEDGYMWFMGRADDVIKVAGNRLGTAEVESALVSHHAVAEAAVIGKPHKLVGESIKAFIILMQGEVESPALIQSIKDQVLQELGKIAVPSEIDIVPSLPKTRSGKIMRRVLKAKELGQDLGDISTIED, encoded by the coding sequence ATGTCAGAGAACATCGACACCCTCCTCAAGGAAAGCCGTATGTATCAGCCGACCGCTCAGACCAAAGCCGCGGCTCACATTCAAGACTACGAGAGCGCCTATACGAAATCGATTGCCGACCCGGAAGGCTTCTGGGCCAACGTCGCCAAGGAGCTGGAGTGGTTCTCCCCCTGGACCAAAGTCCTGGAATGGAACTACCCCTGGGCCAAGTGGTTCGTCGGCGCCACCTGCAACATTGCCTATAACTGTCTCGATCGACACGTCAAAACCTGGCGCAAGAACAAGGTCGCTATTATCTGGGTGGGTGAGCAGGACCAGGAACGGGTCATCACCTATGCGGAACTCTATCGACAGGTGAATCGTTGCGCGAATGCGCTCAAGAAACTGGGGATCACGAAAGGTGACCGGGTCACGATCTACCTTCCAAAAGTTCCCGAACAGATTGTCGCCATGCTCGCCTGTGCCCGCATCGGTGCCATTCATAGTGTCGTCTATTCCGGGTTCAGCGCGCCGGCCCTCGCGAACCGCATTCAGGATGCCGAAGCCAAACTGGTCATTACTGCCGATGTCGGGTACGACCGAGGAAAAGTCCTGCAACTCAAGACGGTGGTTGACCAAGCCGTCGCGACCTCTCCCACCGTGGAACATGTCGTCGTCCTACAGCGGCAAACCCCTGGTATGACGTTGTCCTCGCCGAAAGAAATCGACTGGCACGACTGGCTGAAGAACGAGAAGGCGGTCTGCGAAGCCGAACAGCTGGATGCCGAACATCCTCTCTATATCCTGTATACCTCCGGGACCACCGGCAAACCCAAGGGCGTGGTCCATGTCCATGGCGGCTACATGGTCGGGACCTACATCACGACGAAATACGTCTTCGACCTGAAAGAAGACGATGTTTACTTCTGCGTCGCCGATCCTGGCTGGGTCACAGGCCATAGTTATATTGTGTATGGCCCCCTCCTGAACGGCGCCACGATCCTGACCGCCGAAGGCAAGCCTGACTATCCAACACCAGGCCGTTGGTGGGATTTGATCGAACGTTACGGCGTCTCGATTTTCTATACGACCCCCACCGCCATTCGTCTGCTCATGCGCTACGGAGAAGACTGGCCCAAGAAATACGACCTCTCCAGCCTCCGCATCCTGGGCAGCGTGGGCGAGCCGATCAATCCGGAAGCCTGGGAATGGTTCCATCGTGCAACCGGTGGGGACAAACCGATCATGGATACCTGGTGGCAGACGGAGACAGGATCGATCATGATTACCCCCCTGCCGACCGTCCCCTTGAAGCCAGGATCTGCCACCAGACCATTCCTCGGTATCGAAGCCGATGTCGTAGACAGCGCAGGCAACAGCCTCCCTGCCAATACCGGCGGCTTCGCCGTGATCAAGAAGCCCTGGCCTGCGATGATGCGGACCATCTACAAAGATCCGGAACGCTACAAGACCTACTGGAATACCATCCCGAACTGCTACAGCGCCGGGGACATCTGCCACAAAGATGAAGACGGCTACATGTGGTTCATGGGCCGCGCCGACGACGTGATTAAAGTGGCCGGCAACCGGCTCGGCACCGCCGAAGTAGAAAGCGCGCTCGTCAGCCATCATGCAGTGGCTGAAGCGGCAGTCATCGGCAAGCCACACAAACTCGTCGGCGAATCCATCAAGGCTTTCATCATTTTAATGCAGGGGGAAGTGGAAAGCCCGGCTCTGATCCAGTCGATCAAGGATCAAGTGCTGCAGGAGTTGGGTAAGATCGCGGTGCCGTCTGAGATCGACATCGTCCCCTCGCTCCCCAAAACCCGGTCCGGGAAAATCATGCGACGGGTGCTCAAAGCCAAGGAACTCGGACAAGACCTTGGCGATATCTCGACGATCGAAGATTGA
- a CDS encoding pyridoxamine 5'-phosphate oxidase family protein, whose amino-acid sequence MAMTEALSDGEVQAAWANLAEEVRTGVLLTLRNGRPFGSHVPYVFGEQWTRAYIHVSGLALHTGHLLQDSRVGLFVSEPDRPEKNPSALRRMNLQGEAVLLNAGAPNYADVKERYLARFPQSAMMFGFADFSLWELRFQDAHLVLGFGQAYLSDATPPLAWTHQKPEQKK is encoded by the coding sequence ATGGCAATGACTGAGGCACTGTCGGACGGAGAGGTGCAGGCTGCGTGGGCCAACCTAGCTGAGGAGGTCCGTACGGGGGTTTTGCTGACGCTGAGAAACGGGCGGCCGTTCGGGTCACATGTACCCTATGTTTTTGGCGAACAGTGGACGCGCGCCTATATTCATGTGAGTGGTTTGGCGTTGCATACCGGACATTTGTTGCAGGATAGCCGCGTCGGGCTATTTGTCTCGGAGCCGGATCGTCCAGAGAAGAATCCCTCGGCGCTCCGACGGATGAATCTTCAGGGCGAGGCGGTATTGTTGAATGCTGGTGCACCGAATTATGCGGACGTGAAAGAGCGGTATCTGGCGCGCTTCCCCCAGTCGGCCATGATGTTTGGTTTTGCGGACTTCTCACTCTGGGAACTGCGGTTCCAGGACGCGCATCTGGTTCTGGGATTCGGGCAGGCCTACCTTTCCGATGCGACCCCTCCTCTGGCATGGACACATCAAAAGCCGGAGCAGAAGAAATAG
- the aepX gene encoding phosphoenolpyruvate mutase: MSSTTGMTTARQFRKLLLSEQLEFICEAHNGLSAKIVQEAGFKGIWGSGLSISAQFGVRDNNEASWTQVLETLEFMSDATTIPILLDGDTGYGNFNNMQRLVRKLEQRKIAAVCIEDKLFPKTNSFIKGDAQPMADMQEFCGKIKAGKDAQTDQDFCIIARVEAFICGWGLAEALRRAEAYHQAGADGILIHSALSVPDEILAFKQEWGNRCPVVIVPTKYYATPTDVFRQHGISMVIWANHMLRSAVAAMQKTARTLQEQEHLLSIEDKVAPVSEIFRLQNAAELQEAEDRYLPKGAEGTAAIVLAASRGKELGELTELQPKTMVKIQGIPILSHIVDAYNAVGIKDIVVVRGYKKETVNLPNLTYVDNNNFADTGELDSLLKALQSLKGPTKDTIISYGDVLFNKYIPQSLCQETGDCVIFVDSNWQEQSSYARLGGFTECTIPNSRRAFNAKIFLKQLGDNLPKESIHGVWMGFLKVSPSAATLITEIIVELLANPANRKATIPQLLQELLKRQYPIRVLYTAGHWLDINSLEDVVQAGNF; this comes from the coding sequence ATGAGTTCGACCACAGGCATGACCACAGCACGTCAATTTAGAAAACTTCTGTTATCGGAGCAGCTCGAATTCATTTGCGAGGCGCACAATGGCCTCAGCGCAAAAATCGTTCAAGAAGCCGGCTTTAAAGGTATCTGGGGCAGCGGTCTCTCCATTTCCGCGCAATTCGGCGTCCGTGACAACAACGAAGCCAGCTGGACCCAGGTGCTTGAGACTCTGGAATTTATGTCCGACGCCACTACGATTCCCATTCTTCTTGATGGCGACACGGGATACGGCAACTTCAATAATATGCAGCGCCTCGTCCGCAAACTCGAACAACGCAAAATCGCAGCGGTCTGCATCGAAGACAAACTCTTCCCCAAGACGAATAGTTTCATCAAGGGGGACGCTCAACCCATGGCGGACATGCAGGAATTCTGCGGCAAGATCAAAGCAGGTAAAGACGCGCAGACTGACCAGGACTTTTGTATTATCGCCCGAGTGGAAGCCTTCATCTGCGGCTGGGGCTTGGCGGAAGCGCTGCGTCGCGCCGAGGCCTATCATCAGGCGGGGGCGGACGGCATCCTCATTCACAGCGCCCTCTCGGTGCCGGATGAAATCCTGGCATTCAAACAGGAATGGGGCAATCGCTGCCCCGTCGTGATCGTGCCCACCAAATATTACGCCACCCCCACCGACGTATTTCGGCAGCATGGGATTTCGATGGTGATTTGGGCCAATCACATGCTTCGATCGGCCGTGGCTGCCATGCAAAAAACCGCACGCACGTTACAGGAGCAGGAACACCTGCTCTCCATCGAAGACAAAGTCGCGCCGGTCTCAGAAATCTTCCGCCTGCAAAACGCCGCAGAGCTGCAAGAGGCTGAAGACCGCTATCTGCCCAAAGGAGCCGAGGGCACCGCGGCCATCGTGCTGGCCGCCTCCCGCGGAAAGGAACTGGGAGAACTCACCGAACTGCAGCCCAAAACGATGGTCAAGATTCAGGGCATCCCCATCCTGTCCCATATCGTCGACGCCTACAATGCCGTTGGGATCAAAGACATCGTGGTGGTCCGCGGATATAAGAAAGAGACCGTCAATCTGCCCAACCTCACCTATGTCGACAACAATAATTTTGCAGACACCGGAGAATTGGATTCGCTCTTGAAGGCCCTCCAATCTCTCAAAGGGCCGACAAAGGACACCATCATTTCTTATGGCGACGTGCTATTCAACAAATATATTCCCCAGTCCCTCTGCCAGGAAACCGGTGACTGCGTAATTTTCGTCGACAGCAACTGGCAGGAGCAGAGCAGCTATGCCCGCCTCGGCGGGTTTACCGAATGCACCATCCCCAATTCGAGAAGAGCCTTTAACGCGAAGATCTTTCTCAAGCAATTGGGCGACAACCTTCCTAAAGAATCCATCCACGGGGTCTGGATGGGATTTCTCAAAGTCTCGCCAAGCGCCGCCACCCTGATCACCGAGATTATTGTCGAGCTGCTGGCCAACCCAGCTAACCGGAAGGCCACCATCCCGCAGCTGCTCCAAGAACTCTTGAAACGGCAATACCCGATCCGCGTGCTCTACACGGCAGGCCATTGGCTCGACATCAACAGCCTTGAGGATGTGGTACAGGCGGGAAACTTCTAA
- a CDS encoding DUF3365 domain-containing protein, with protein sequence MTFSGKFLRGALILVFGLGCGAVGTSHAASEGTAVSLPVEMVAGYVHAVIEADREVYTKHVVERMQAKGVVVASENWEQKNTLPLPAQFLMESGRVMARKGVGIQYRLISLWPINKKNAAASEFEKTGLGMVLTHPAKPHTGFVKEGGARYFQAVYPDLAVTQACIGCHNAHQDSPKRDFKINDVMGAIVISIPVK encoded by the coding sequence ATGACATTCTCCGGCAAGTTCCTACGGGGAGCTCTCATCCTGGTGTTCGGATTGGGCTGCGGCGCAGTCGGGACGAGTCATGCAGCATCGGAAGGGACCGCTGTCAGTCTGCCAGTCGAAATGGTGGCGGGCTATGTGCATGCCGTGATTGAAGCGGACCGCGAAGTATACACCAAGCACGTCGTGGAACGGATGCAGGCCAAGGGGGTGGTCGTGGCCTCGGAGAACTGGGAGCAGAAGAATACGCTACCGCTCCCGGCTCAATTTCTGATGGAGTCTGGCCGCGTCATGGCCAGAAAAGGCGTCGGGATACAGTATCGATTGATCAGCCTCTGGCCGATCAACAAGAAGAATGCCGCCGCCAGTGAATTCGAGAAGACAGGCCTGGGGATGGTCCTCACTCATCCGGCGAAACCCCATACCGGCTTTGTAAAAGAAGGAGGCGCCCGTTACTTCCAGGCCGTCTATCCTGATCTTGCGGTGACCCAGGCTTGCATCGGCTGCCATAATGCCCATCAGGACAGCCCCAAACGGGACTTCAAGATCAACGATGTCATGGGAGCGATTGTGATCAGTATTCCCGTGAAATAG
- a CDS encoding pseudouridine synthase gives MAQKSSLSSKRFTVDRLLSKLGVASRSMSQEWVRAGRVRINGRVVQDPATWVLWPKDAIAVDDKPIQDSAKRFIMFHKPKGVITTHSDDKDRKTIFDVLPADLGYLHAVGRLDQATSGLLLLTNDSTLSSYLTDPGHKVMRTYLVSVRGEFTEAQATEAVAGVVEEGERLQCHTVKIQKSSGRESHLEVVLVQGKNREIRRLFMALGHEVTRLRRIQYGPFKLEELPPGAWREIPIEDVRKALRQ, from the coding sequence ATGGCACAAAAGTCTTCGCTCTCGTCTAAACGGTTCACGGTGGATCGACTGCTCTCGAAGCTTGGTGTTGCGTCACGGAGCATGAGCCAGGAATGGGTCCGCGCAGGTCGAGTTCGCATCAATGGTCGAGTCGTGCAGGATCCGGCCACGTGGGTCCTGTGGCCGAAAGATGCCATCGCGGTTGACGACAAACCGATTCAAGATTCGGCTAAACGATTTATCATGTTTCATAAACCCAAAGGGGTCATCACGACGCACAGTGATGACAAGGACCGGAAGACCATCTTCGATGTATTACCGGCTGACCTGGGCTATCTGCATGCCGTCGGGAGACTCGATCAGGCAACCAGCGGGCTCCTGCTGCTCACCAACGATTCGACCTTATCGAGTTATCTGACCGATCCTGGCCATAAAGTGATGCGGACCTACCTGGTTTCTGTGCGAGGAGAGTTCACGGAGGCGCAAGCGACAGAGGCCGTAGCCGGAGTGGTTGAGGAGGGCGAACGCCTCCAGTGTCATACCGTGAAGATTCAGAAGAGTTCCGGACGCGAATCCCATCTTGAAGTGGTGCTGGTTCAGGGAAAGAATCGTGAGATCAGACGGCTCTTCATGGCGCTGGGACATGAAGTGACCAGGCTAAGGCGTATTCAATATGGCCCGTTCAAATTGGAAGAGCTTCCACCCGGTGCCTGGCGCGAGATTCCGATCGAGGATGTGAGAAAGGCCCTCCGACAGTAG
- the sugE gene encoding quaternary ammonium compound efflux SMR transporter SugE yields the protein MGWFYLSVAGLLEIGWAIGLKYTEGFSRPWPSAWTLLAMVGSVYFLALGLRTIPVGTGYAVWTGIGAIGTATLGILLFAESTALPRLASLALIILGIIGLKASS from the coding sequence ATGGGTTGGTTCTATTTGTCTGTGGCGGGACTGTTGGAGATAGGCTGGGCGATCGGATTGAAATATACGGAGGGATTCTCACGCCCCTGGCCCAGTGCCTGGACGCTGTTGGCCATGGTGGGCAGTGTCTATTTTCTGGCGCTGGGGCTACGAACCATTCCGGTCGGGACCGGCTATGCCGTATGGACCGGAATTGGAGCCATCGGGACAGCCACGTTGGGGATTCTCTTGTTTGCCGAGTCGACGGCTCTTCCTCGGTTGGCCTCACTTGCCTTAATTATTCTGGGAATCATCGGTCTCAAAGCCAGTTCCTAG